In Firmicutes bacterium ASF500, a single genomic region encodes these proteins:
- the yyaP gene encoding putative protein YyaP yields MSVFFYGCITLDGYLADKNHGLTWLHETGSPEETDCDNFYAAMDITVMGRQTFDEIARLEDAASFYPTTENYVFTHAESLPQKGFTPVSGDPAEFVAGLGPDKNIWIIGGNTILAPLLERDMVDHLIVQVAPVLLGEGIPLFTQKEGKMRFRLDEVKQYGQFAELIYSKNGASPCEFLVDNR; encoded by the coding sequence ATGAGCGTATTTTTCTATGGCTGTATCACCCTGGACGGCTATCTGGCCGACAAAAATCACGGGCTGACCTGGCTCCATGAGACGGGCAGTCCAGAGGAGACGGACTGCGACAACTTCTACGCGGCGATGGACATCACCGTGATGGGCCGGCAGACCTTCGACGAGATCGCCCGGCTGGAGGACGCCGCCAGTTTTTACCCCACCACGGAGAACTATGTGTTTACCCACGCCGAAAGCCTGCCTCAGAAGGGATTTACCCCGGTGAGCGGAGACCCGGCGGAGTTTGTGGCGGGGCTGGGGCCGGACAAAAATATCTGGATCATCGGCGGGAATACCATCCTGGCCCCGCTCCTGGAGCGGGACATGGTGGACCACCTGATTGTCCAGGTTGCCCCTGTTCTGCTGGGGGAGGGCATTCCGTTGTTCACCCAGAAGGAGGGAAAGATGCGGTTCCGCCTGGACGAGGTCAAGCAATACGGGCAGTTTGCGGAGCTGATTTACAGCAAAAATGGGGCAAGTCCCTGTGAATTTCTGGTTGACAACAGGTAA
- the tyrS gene encoding Tyrosine--tRNA ligase, translating to MTCYEELKARGLIAQVTNEEEISKMVNEGKAVFYIGFDPTADSLHVGHFMALCLMKRLQMAGNRPIALIGGGTGMIGDPSGRTDMRSMMTTETIQHNCDCFKKQMERFIEFGEGKARMINNADWLLKLNYVELLREVGACFSVNNMLRAECYKQRMEKGLSFLEFNYMIMQSYDFYYLFQNYGCNMQFGGDDQWSNMLGGTELIRRKLGKDAHAMTITLLLNSEGKKMGKTAKGAVWLDPNKTSPYEFYQYWRNVGDGDVLKCLRMLTFLPLEQIDEMDKWEGSQLNTAKEVLAFELTKLVHGEEEAVKAQEAAKALFVGGGDMSNVPATQLTEADLTDGAIGVLDLMVKCKLAPSKKEARRLVEQGGVEVNGEKVVSATVSYTAGDLSNDGLMVKKGKKVYHKAHM from the coding sequence ATGACCTGTTATGAAGAATTGAAGGCCCGGGGCCTCATCGCCCAGGTGACCAACGAAGAGGAAATTTCCAAAATGGTGAACGAGGGGAAGGCGGTGTTTTACATCGGCTTCGACCCCACCGCCGACTCCCTCCATGTGGGCCACTTCATGGCCCTGTGCCTGATGAAGCGCCTGCAAATGGCCGGCAACCGGCCCATCGCCCTCATCGGCGGGGGCACCGGCATGATCGGCGACCCCTCCGGCCGCACCGACATGCGCTCCATGATGACCACCGAGACCATCCAGCACAACTGCGACTGCTTCAAGAAGCAGATGGAGCGGTTCATTGAGTTCGGCGAGGGCAAGGCCAGGATGATTAACAACGCCGACTGGCTGCTCAAGCTGAACTACGTGGAGCTGCTGCGGGAGGTGGGCGCCTGCTTCTCGGTGAACAACATGCTCCGGGCCGAGTGCTACAAGCAGCGGATGGAGAAGGGACTGTCCTTCCTGGAGTTCAACTATATGATTATGCAGTCCTACGACTTCTACTACCTGTTCCAGAATTACGGCTGCAACATGCAGTTCGGCGGCGACGACCAGTGGTCCAACATGCTGGGGGGCACCGAGCTCATCCGCCGGAAGCTGGGCAAGGACGCCCACGCCATGACCATCACCCTGCTGCTCAACTCCGAGGGCAAGAAGATGGGCAAGACCGCCAAGGGCGCGGTGTGGCTGGACCCCAACAAGACCTCCCCCTACGAGTTCTACCAGTACTGGCGCAATGTGGGCGACGGCGATGTGCTCAAGTGCCTGCGGATGCTCACCTTCCTGCCTCTGGAGCAGATCGACGAGATGGACAAGTGGGAGGGCAGTCAGCTGAACACCGCCAAAGAGGTCCTGGCCTTTGAGCTGACCAAGCTGGTCCACGGGGAGGAGGAGGCCGTCAAGGCTCAGGAGGCCGCCAAGGCTCTGTTCGTGGGGGGCGGCGATATGTCCAACGTGCCCGCCACCCAGCTCACCGAGGCCGACCTCACCGATGGGGCCATCGGCGTGCTGGACCTGATGGTCAAGTGCAAGCTGGCTCCCTCCAAGAAGGAGGCCCGCCGCCTGGTGGAACAGGGCGGGGTGGAGGTCAACGGCGAGAAGGTGGTCTCCGCCACCGTGAGCTATACCGCCGGTGACCTGTCCAACGACGGCCTGATGGTGAAGAAGGGCAAAAAGGTGTATCACAAAGCCCATATGTAA
- the moaA_1 gene encoding GTP 3',8-cyclase gives MLKKAYLEITNVCNLSCAFCPGTRREKGFLTQEGFSLLAGKLRPHTEYLYLHLMGEPLLHPQLGEILARAEALGFRVMVTTNGTLLEERGGLLLDSPAVERVSVSLQSFEGSGGERPEAYAASCAAFAQAAASAGKRCALRLWNLDGADTRGANALNSAILAQLERTFPKPWREGWQGTTLAPNVFLEWGERFDWPDLSASDGAPPSFCHGLRDQIGVLWDGTVVPCCLDHEGDVPLGNLYTQELDHILNSPRARAIYDGFSQGRAAEELCRRCGFARRFSR, from the coding sequence GTGCTGAAAAAGGCGTATCTGGAGATTACCAACGTGTGCAATCTGTCCTGCGCCTTCTGCCCTGGTACCCGGCGGGAGAAGGGATTTCTGACCCAGGAGGGCTTCAGCCTCCTGGCCGGGAAGTTGCGGCCCCACACGGAATACCTCTACCTCCACCTGATGGGGGAGCCTCTGCTGCACCCTCAGCTCGGGGAGATCCTGGCTCGAGCGGAGGCCCTGGGCTTCCGGGTGATGGTCACCACCAACGGGACCCTGCTGGAGGAACGGGGCGGCCTGCTGCTGGACAGCCCGGCGGTGGAACGGGTAAGCGTCTCCCTCCAGTCCTTCGAGGGCAGCGGGGGCGAGAGGCCGGAGGCCTATGCCGCCTCCTGCGCCGCCTTTGCCCAGGCCGCCGCCTCCGCCGGGAAGCGGTGTGCCCTGCGCCTTTGGAACTTGGACGGGGCGGACACCCGAGGGGCCAACGCCCTCAACAGCGCTATTCTGGCCCAGCTGGAACGGACCTTCCCCAAGCCCTGGCGGGAGGGCTGGCAGGGGACCACTCTGGCCCCCAACGTATTTTTGGAGTGGGGGGAGCGGTTTGACTGGCCCGACCTGTCCGCCTCCGACGGCGCGCCCCCCAGCTTCTGCCACGGCCTGCGGGACCAGATCGGGGTCCTGTGGGACGGGACGGTGGTGCCCTGCTGTCTGGACCACGAGGGGGACGTCCCCCTGGGGAACCTGTATACGCAAGAGCTGGACCACATCCTGAACAGTCCCCGGGCCCGAGCGATCTACGACGGCTTTTCCCAGGGCCGGGCCGCAGAGGAGCTGTGCCGCCGGTGCGGCTTCGCGAGGCGGTTTTCCCGATAA
- the hdfR gene encoding HTH-type transcriptional regulator HdfR, with product MTQQSIEVFLAVARLESVSAAARALYITQPAVSRHLRALEEDLGCALVVRGRGQRRTELTSQGRDFVQVAEKWLLLWQEAREVSGRDRTQTLRAASVGSLASYLLPPVFRAFLEEAPGRTFTFHNYHSREAYDYVAQGLADIALISDHMYHTQVETIPAFRSRMVLLTGPGLDWAETVHPSALDPSRELRLPWNPEYDLWHSFWFSSSAAPRAVLDQMSLLEEFFSWQDSWWDSWAVAPAVVAVPLAKKLGLTIRTLESGPTDEIIYYLQGPRRKEALVRDFLACLNRELARRPEVHSLLEL from the coding sequence ATGACACAGCAGAGCATTGAGGTATTTCTGGCAGTAGCGCGGCTGGAGAGCGTCTCGGCGGCGGCGCGTGCGCTGTACATCACCCAGCCGGCGGTGAGCCGGCATCTGCGGGCCCTGGAGGAGGATCTGGGCTGTGCCCTGGTAGTCCGGGGGCGGGGCCAGCGGCGGACGGAGCTCACCAGCCAGGGCCGGGACTTCGTTCAGGTGGCGGAGAAGTGGCTCCTTCTGTGGCAGGAGGCCCGGGAGGTGTCCGGGCGGGACAGAACGCAGACCCTCCGGGCGGCCTCGGTGGGCAGTCTGGCCTCCTACCTCCTGCCCCCGGTGTTCCGCGCCTTCCTGGAGGAGGCACCGGGCCGGACCTTCACCTTTCACAATTATCACTCCCGGGAGGCCTATGACTATGTGGCCCAGGGGCTGGCGGACATCGCCCTCATTTCCGACCATATGTATCACACCCAGGTGGAGACTATCCCCGCCTTCCGCTCCCGCATGGTTCTGCTCACCGGGCCTGGGCTGGATTGGGCGGAGACGGTCCACCCTTCCGCCCTGGACCCCTCCCGGGAGCTGCGCCTGCCCTGGAATCCGGAGTATGATCTGTGGCACTCCTTCTGGTTCAGCTCCTCCGCCGCCCCCCGGGCGGTACTGGACCAGATGTCCCTGCTGGAGGAGTTTTTTTCCTGGCAGGACAGCTGGTGGGACAGCTGGGCTGTCGCTCCGGCGGTGGTGGCCGTCCCTCTGGCAAAAAAGCTGGGACTTACCATCCGAACGCTGGAGAGCGGCCCCACCGATGAGATCATCTATTACCTCCAGGGCCCCCGGCGAAAGGAGGCGCTTGTCCGGGATTTCCTCGCCTGTCTGAACCGGGAGTTGGCGCGGAGGCCGGAAGTCCACTCACTGCTTGAACTGTAA